The genomic region CAGTTCGACAAGGCGCGACGCCACCCGCTTCTGTACGACCGCATGGAGGTCGTACTCCCGGGCATGGGAAGAGAAGTGCCGACGCACGGTGCCGATATCCACCCGGTCGCCTCTCACGACAGGAACTTCCGCCACAGGCCGAAGCTTTGGCGCGGGTGGCTCAAAAAGGGTGCGTGCCCCGCATCTGGGAGCAGGACGAGGCGCCCCCCGGGAAGATGCTCGGCCAGACAGCGTCCCGCATCCGCAGGGATGATGCGGTCCAACGCCCCGTGCACCACCAGGGCCGGACATCCGACCTCCGCCACCGCCCCCCTCAGATCGCCGCCGGCCAGCCCCTCGAGGGCGGCCATGGCAGCCTCTGGCCGGGGCGGTCGGGCGGACCGCAGGGCAAAATCGACGATCTCGCCGTATCGCCCGGGGGGGAAATCCTCCCCCTGGAACTGCAGGGCGAAAAACTCCTCGATCGTTTCCCGAAAGCGGCGCTTCAGGTTGCGGGCCATGGACTTCACCTGCCCCGGCGGCAACCCCGCCTCCCAGCCGCGGCCGGCGGTAAAGCGAGGGGTACTGCTGGCCAGGATCACCCTTTCCACCCGACAGGCCACGGCGGGATAGAGTTTCAGCAACACCTGCCCCCCCAGCGACCATCCGACCAGTGCCGCCCCCTGAAGGCCGAGCCCTTCTATCCAGGCGGCGAGGTACCGGGCGAACCCCTCTGGGGAGCAGTCGGTTCCTGGGTCCGACGCGCCGTGTCCCGGCAGGTCGGGTACCAGTACCCGGAATCGGTCAGCGAACTCCTCCAGGGCTTCGCCGAAGACCGCCGAGGACATGGCCCAGCCATGGAGCAGGACCAGCGGCGGACCGGCGCCGGCCTCCCGGTAGGCGAGCAGGCGGCCGTCGGGCAATCGGTACCGCATCACGCCGTCCCTTCGCCGAGTGCCGCCAGGATGCCGTCGGCCGCCCGAAGCAGATCCTCGGGCCTGTGGGTCGCCATAACCGTGGCCCGAAGGCGGCACTTGCCCTCGGCAACGGTGGGGGGCCGAATGCCCTGAACGAACACTCCGGCCTCCAGCAGTCGCTCGGTGGCCGTCATGGTCGGCTCCGGCTCCCCGGTGAGAACAGTGACGATCTGGCTTCGACTGCCGAGAAGATCGAGCCCATGCCCTTCGAGCCGTCCGGCAAAGAGGGCGCGGTTGCCCTCCAGGCTCCGGCGCAGCCGGGCCCCTTCGGCCCCTTCGACGATATCCAGAGCGGCATAAGCGGCCGCCGGGGCCGCAGGCGGCAGGCTCGTCGAAAAGATAAAGGGACGGCTGCGGTTGACCAGGGTGTCTATGACCGTTCGCCCGGCCGCGAGGTAGGCCCCGAAACAGCCGAGGGCCTTGCCGAGGGTTCCCATGTGCAGGTCGACCGCGCCGAGGCATCCCAAGTGCTCGGCCGTGCCCCGGCCGCCCTCCCCCAGCACGCCGGTGGCATGGGCATCGTCCACCATGAGCAGGGCGTCATGGCGCTCCTTCAGGCGCACCAGTTCGGGAAGGGGGGCGAGATCTCCGTCCATGCTGAAGACCCCGTCGGTCACGATCAGCCAGCGTCCCTTGCGCCTCGAAGCCTCGGCCTCCATGAGCCCCTCCAGAGCCTTCACGTCGCGGTGGGGATAGGCGAGAACCCGGGCCCGGCTCAGCCGACATCCGTCGATGATGGAGGCGTGGTTGAGCGCGTCGGAAAAGATCAGGTCGTCGGGGCCGAAGA from Desulfuromonas sp. harbors:
- a CDS encoding alpha/beta fold hydrolase is translated as MRYRLPDGRLLAYREAGAGPPLVLLHGWAMSSAVFGEALEEFADRFRVLVPDLPGHGASDPGTDCSPEGFARYLAAWIEGLGLQGAALVGWSLGGQVLLKLYPAVACRVERVILASSTPRFTAGRGWEAGLPPGQVKSMARNLKRRFRETIEEFFALQFQGEDFPPGRYGEIVDFALRSARPPRPEAAMAALEGLAGGDLRGAVAEVGCPALVVHGALDRIIPADAGRCLAEHLPGGRLVLLPDAGHAPFLSHPRQSFGLWRKFLS
- the bioF gene encoding 8-amino-7-oxononanoate synthase, with the protein product MEDWRRQLEELRGRGMLRTLRTVESPQGPRVVLEGREVLLLCSNDYLGLASHPALVEAALSATSRFGAGSGASRLVSGTMSSHALLEERLAAFKGTEAALLFNSGYAANTGILQGLFGPDDLIFSDALNHASIIDGCRLSRARVLAYPHRDVKALEGLMEAEASRRKGRWLIVTDGVFSMDGDLAPLPELVRLKERHDALLMVDDAHATGVLGEGGRGTAEHLGCLGAVDLHMGTLGKALGCFGAYLAAGRTVIDTLVNRSRPFIFSTSLPPAAPAAAYAALDIVEGAEGARLRRSLEGNRALFAGRLEGHGLDLLGSRSQIVTVLTGEPEPTMTATERLLEAGVFVQGIRPPTVAEGKCRLRATVMATHRPEDLLRAADGILAALGEGTA